The DNA segment TACCATACAATATCATTAACGTTTTGATTTTGTACACAAAAAGAGATTTCAGTCAAAGCTCCCACTAGATCATTTATTTCTTGCATCAGTCATTTTCACACCACACATACAGATATAATCCAATAAGCAACATTCACAGCACACTCATTTCGTCAGAAATGCCGAGGGTGCCTACGAATCTTGCTCTAGCTCAGTGCAGTCGTTAGTACTGCCATCAGCTTCAACCCCATAGAAGCAGATGAGATCAAAAAAATAAAATCTACTCAGGAATTATCCTCAGCACCGTTCCCATCGAGTGCTGTTGCCTGAGAGATGCCTAACCAGTAGGCTGCAAAGTTGCTGGTGAGAGTGGCTGAGATCGAGCTTTGGAACCGTATCTGTTCATTGAAAAGTGGTTAATCGGAGAAAATGCATACTGGCAGATATTGAACGGCCAATCGTATGCTATGTCTAGCCTCCTAGACATTTTCAAATGATATTGTGGGTATAATCATTTATAAGTGTGCATTTTTCATTGAAGAACGGTGACATACGCTAAATAGCTGGAGCAAGAAACCGAGGGAAGACTCATATAAATACCCACTGTGGGTTAAATGCCATGGGGAGCAAGATGTTTCTATGAGTTGGCTGCGTCCTGCAAGAGCACACTGACAGGTTCAAATTAACGGTTCCAATACTTGATCTTAGAGATAGATCAATATGAGTTTAAAATTCACCATGAACGTGCAGTATACCCGGATGCGAGAAAATTGCCTGTCCGGAAGTAACCGGGGACTTGTTTCGGTGACGAATACATTTTATCCGGGGTGGTTAACGAAACGAGTCTCTGGTGAAACCGTTTGGGAAGTTTTACTAGAGCTTGTGAGATGAAAAATTGCTCCTCCTACCTGTGTGGTGGGAGGAGCATTTTACTATAAAATTAAACAATGAAGATTTGCCTATGCACTGATTGAAATTGTATTTTTAAAATATGGTATCTAGAGGCTCTTCAAAACATAGATTATCTATAGGAATGTTTGAATTTAGGTTTACCAGTTCTTCTGGAGCCACTAAGAACTCAATCATTGTCTTTTTTAGGTAAGATAAATTTCCTCCACACCCGTGAATCTTATTTATCGTTTGAGTGATATCTCTATCAAAAACATGGATAGAATCAATTGTCTGACACTCTTTCTCAACTCCAGAAAAATCAGTCCTTGTACTGTTTCTGGCTAAAACATCTACGTCAATTGTAGAATCAGCTTTTCCAGGAACATAATATATTTCACTTCTATATGGAGCTAAAGCCTTATCTATAAATTTGAACGACTGTTCAAAATTACTTCGATGTCTTAAAGCAAACACCTTATCTATACAATTTGTTTTAAATTTTCCTTTTCGAAAGTCACCATTATTATCAAAATATATTTCGTACAAAATTCCATTCAAAACATGATTTTCATCGTCATTATTGTACTTAGCCAGCCTGCTATCTAAATTATCCATAAAGTCAGTAGCATTGTAAGCATAACCTGAAGCTTGCAAAATATTGCGACCAATAATAAATTGTTGATTTTTATTTAACAACTGTGGAGCAATCAACTTGAATCTTGACATTGCAGGATTTTGCTTATCCCAATTACATGATCTCAAATCTGATATTATTTGATCAATATCAGTGCCTTTCGACACAAACATTCTGTCTTTAACTACAGATTCATCGTAAGGTATGGAAACTGAATATATCATTTGACCTGTGTTAAAATAGAAATCTCCAACCAACGACGTATGTTCCCAACTAGTCTGAGTTCCATCCGAAAGATTATATACAGTCCTTCGAGTTTTTTTAAATAGCTCTTCTACCGAAAGAAATTCTCTTCCTATATATTTTAGAAGTACTCCAGTATATAAGCTGTGGCCTTCTATTCCTGAATCTTTTGCGCCTTCCCCAGGAGATGTTGAAAAAGCAATGATTGTTCCTTCAGGAGCATTAACTTGGGTAAATGAACTAGCTACTCCTCTTGAAAAACTTCTTCTACAAGCGTCAATAATAATTATATTTATTTTAGTCGTCGCTTTTCTTATTATTTCAGTTAGCTCAGCTAACCTGATACAAGTTCTTTCACATGAATGTTTAGTTGGATGTTCGATAGGACACTCAATAGATGCCAAATAATTTTCTCCATCAAACTGAAATCCATGACCGGCAAAATAAAAAATAGACGCATCAAAATTTGGCAATTGTGATTCAAATTCTGTCAACAAATCTCCATAGTCACTTGAAACACAATTTTCTTTATAAATGACCTTATAGTGTAATTTTCTAAAAGTCTCAGAGATTTCAAATGCATCGTTTACTGCATTATTTAGTTTGGACCTACCTGGATAATTGTTGTTACCTATTACTAATGCTAATGTTTTCATTGATCTCAAGCTATTTTAACATTTATACAGATATCGACTACATTCGCTGATATCCTGCAAACCATTCCTATCTCAAGGTGATGACATTGATTTAAACAAAACTCATCCATTCAGTATTGTATCCTTTCTTCAGCGACTTTATGTCAATAAAAAAACGAACGATTTAATAAACTTGTTTTCGAGGCCTTATTTGCTTACTATCACTGCTCATCCATTCATTGTTTGATGCCTCTCGTATTTTTCTTAGATGAATACCACGATACTTTTTACTTGAATTGTTTTTAATATAATCAACCAAATCTTTAATCGGTAGCCGCTGAGTGTCTATTTTTGTTGGATTCTCATAAGGAATATCTGGGTATTTTTTGCTTTGCAGTAAACTCGAGATATCTATCAATTTTACTTGGTCTGATGTTTCAATTTGTGGTTGATATGTCTCTCTTTTGTTACCTATATAAGTCGTTAATTTTTTGAATGATTCATCATTCCAAGCATGTTGCTTTTCTGATGGCCATTTAAAATGATCAGACATAGCATCCTCCCAAGCCTCATCGGACCAAGATGTGAACCTAGGACGACCTACAAAAGTAAACGAGTCGTTTTTAGGTTTTATTTTGTTTCGATCCCAAGTGGCCTTACCAGCAACTTTAAAAATCAGGTCACAATAAATGGCATTACTTGTTGAAAGTCCGTCTTCAATACGCTTAGCTGTCAGAAAGAAAAAGTAGTCACCGATATCTACTGGATTAGCTTTGCCATTCAAGTTCTTTGTTTTGCAAAAAGAATATATCATTGGGTTAGACCAGATATACGGTCATTGGTTTCCAGAAAATGAATCATGGTAAACAATATCTTTACCGTCATGAAATTGCGTAGAAAGACGGAATTTGTGTACAATAAAATAACCTCTCACAGCCTACCCCTTCACCTGCTCAACCATACAAGTTTATTGACAAATAACGAACCTTATTATCTACAGCCAATAAAATAGGTTCGACTTTAGGACAACCCGCCTAGCTTAACAAAAAAACGGCCGTTTTTTGCTACAACGTGTCCATACAAAACTCCATGACCTTTTCTTTGAAAGATTAAATACATAAAAGCAATCAGAGACTTTTA comes from the Desulforhopalus sp. genome and includes:
- a CDS encoding caspase family protein; protein product: MKTLALVIGNNNYPGRSKLNNAVNDAFEISETFRKLHYKVIYKENCVSSDYGDLLTEFESQLPNFDASIFYFAGHGFQFDGENYLASIECPIEHPTKHSCERTCIRLAELTEIIRKATTKINIIIIDACRRSFSRGVASSFTQVNAPEGTIIAFSTSPGEGAKDSGIEGHSLYTGVLLKYIGREFLSVEELFKKTRRTVYNLSDGTQTSWEHTSLVGDFYFNTGQMIYSVSIPYDESVVKDRMFVSKGTDIDQIISDLRSCNWDKQNPAMSRFKLIAPQLLNKNQQFIIGRNILQASGYAYNATDFMDNLDSRLAKYNNDDENHVLNGILYEIYFDNNGDFRKGKFKTNCIDKVFALRHRSNFEQSFKFIDKALAPYRSEIYYVPGKADSTIDVDVLARNSTRTDFSGVEKECQTIDSIHVFDRDITQTINKIHGCGGNLSYLKKTMIEFLVAPEELVNLNSNIPIDNLCFEEPLDTIF